The DNA region CTCCTCCTGAGCAGCACCAGCGTCCACGGCTACGAGCCGTTCCAGCACGTGCTGGACGCCATCTCCGAGTTCGTGGCTGGCGCGCGGACGGTTGCATTTGTACCGTTCGCCGGCTCAGATCGTGAGCGCTACACGGCCTGGGTTCAGGAACGGCTTGCGCCCATCGGGGTGCCGGTCGTCGGGCTGCACAGCGCGAGCGATCCACAGGCCGCGCTCGAAGACGCGGACGTCGTGTTCATCGGCGGCGGCAACACGTTCAGGCTGCTGAAGGCGCTGTGGGAGCGTGACCTCGTCACCACAATCCGGCGGCGCGTGCAGGCCGGTGAGCTGCGCTTCATCGGATCGAGCGCCGGCACGAACATGGCCTGCCCGACGCTGCGGACGACGAACGACATGCCCATCGTACAGCCGCCGACCTTCGAGGCGGTCGGACTGGTGCCGTTCCAGATCAATCCGCACTACGTCGACGCCGATCCCGACTCCGAGCACAAGGGCGAGACCCGCGAGCAGCGGCTGCTAGAGTTCCTGGACGAGAATGACGTGCCGGTGCTCGGGCTGCGCGAGGGGTCGTGGCTGCGTCGGCATGACGACGTCTTGACGCTGCACGGCGTGGCCGGGGCGCGCCTCTTCAGGCGGGGCCGTGAGTCAGAGATGTTCGAGCCGGGCACGGATCTCTCCTGGCTGCTCCGCGAGCCGGCCCGGTTCGACAGCCCGCCCCCGCCCGCGCCGCCCGCGTACGGAGACCTCAGCCGGCCGGCACGGGCTGCAGGGTGATGGAGATCGCCTCCCCGTTGCGGAGCGGCCAGGTGTGCTCGGCGGCCACGACGGGTACCGGCCTGGCGGGTACCGCCACAGCCGTCGCGTTCACCACGGCCGCGCAGGAGGTCGGTGCCTCGGCGGCGACCAGCGCCGTGAGCTGGGCCGGCTCGGCGTCCGTCGCGGCTCGCTCGACGCGGTAGCCGATGGAGAGCTGCGCCCCGCGATACGGCAGGTTCACCACCTTGTAGACCGCGCCGGGAACCAGCAGATCGTCGGGCAACTGGGGTGCGAGCGAAAACCGCAACACCGGCGCTCGCCAGCCCGGCGCGCCGGGCGTCGGATCGGTTTCGAGTGGTCCCTCGCGGAAACCGACGATCTGGCGCATCAGCAGCGTGGCCGTGTTCGCGCCCCAGCCGTACCCTTCGCAGGAGGCCCAGGTGTCGAGGTCGAGCGGCCAGTACTCCCGCGCGACGCCGGGCGTGGGGTGCGATGGTGCGTCAATCTGGCGGGCGTCCAGCTCACGGTACACCCGGTCGACGATGCCAGCCGCGATGGTGCCGGCCCAGGCCGACTGGCTCAGCTGACATGCGGCTTCGAGCACGACGTAGCTCCACGAGGCCCAGAGGGTCCACGGCGGTCCGCCGTACGCCTCAAGCTCGCGCCCGAGCGCCCGGGCTTGCGCGCCGGTCGCCAGCCCCGCCAGCACTGGCGTGAACGCCAATGCTGAGTAGCGGCAGGGATCGATGCCCCAGTAGTTCGTCTCACCCGCGGATGCCGGCTGCAGGAAGCCGGCGCGCCGCCGATCCCAGTCCCGGAAGCGGCCGGCCTCGTCGTCCCACAACTGCCCCGTGCGCTCGGCAAAGTCGCTCTGGACGCGTTCCCAGCGCGCAACCTCATCCGACTGGCCCAGGGCGCTGGCGAACCGCGCCAGCACCCCAGCCGAGAGCGCCTTGGTGGCCTGGAGCTCGACGGGCCGCACGTACTCCGAGACGACGTTGTCGCCGCGCCGCTCGGGGTCCAGGCGCGGCGTGTCGTCCTCGCCGGCCTCCCAGGTGCACTTGTAGACGGCCCAGCCATCGGCGTCGGTGCGCTCGCGCAGCCACCACGAGAGATAGCGGGCGAGATGCGGGTAGATCGCCGCCAGCCACGCGCGGTCGAGCGTCCGCCGGTAGAGCAGCTCCAGGTTGTAGAACGGCACGCACCAGGCCGGTGAGGTGCCGCAGACGCCGCCATCCGCCGCCACCATGTTGGGCTCGCCGTACTGGAAGATGCAGGGGATATTGTCGGCGGTGGTGTCGCGGAACAGCGAGAGGGCCGCCCGCAAGGCCAGCGCCGGGTCGGCGTAGGCGAGGCGCGCCACGTCGAGCGTGCCCTCGGCCACCACGGCGCGCGGCCACTGGATCATCCAGGCCGGCCAGACGTCGGTGAAGACGCCTCCAGCAGGGATCATGCACATGCGGGTAGTCTCGATGTCGTAGACCCAGCCGCGCCGCCAGTGGTGCGGCCAGTCGCCGACCAGCCGCGCCGCCTTTGACCAGAACCGATCGTCGGCCCGCCGCGCCCTCGCGACTGCCTGCACGATGTCTGACGGGTCGAACGCGGGTGCGTTGGCGTCAGCTTGAAGCGCAACGCGGGCTGCCGAGGCGCGCACGATGCTGTCGCCCGGCGGCAGGAGGACGCTCGCGGCGGCGGCTGCCCGATCCGTGAGGCCCAGGGTGAGCCAGCCAGCATCCTCGTCCGTCTCTGGGTGCTGGAGCAGGATGCGTCCGTCCGCTGTCGTGACGAGCGCATCGCCAACGTCGAGCCGCCACCCGCCGAACGGCTCGCCCAGGCTCAGCAGCCCGTCGCGCCTGACCGCTGGCGCCGGGCTGTCGCCGCCGGGCTGCCGCCAGCCGACGACGCCGACCGTGAGCACCACGGGGTCGGATACTGGCCCGTCGGGTTCGCCCGGCAACGCCGACGACACGAGTTCCAACCCGAGGCGGTCGGCGTCGACCTGCACGTAGGAGGCGTCCCAGGTTCGTCCGAACGCCTGCCAGCGCAACGTCAGCAGGGTCGCCGAGTGGTGCGGGCTGAACACGTCGCAGGCCGAAAAGTCGGCACGACTGACGATGCGCTCGCCCCGGCACTCCAGCGCCACGACCAGATCGGCGCTGGCCTTTGCCTGGAGCGCCCAGGGCAACTGCCAGCCGACACCCAGATGCGTGCGGCTGCTCCGCAGGCAGCCGCCTTCGCCATCGCTCCAGGAGTGCGCGACGGCGTGCGGGTTCGCGAGGTACCCGTGCGGCGTGTAGTCGTCTGCTGGGAATCCGTAGCGTGACATGGTGGCGTTGCGAGTGTAGCGGCCCCAGCCGTGTGACGTCAGGCGACGGACGGCCCGGCAGGACGACAATTCTCCTGGTCAGCGCGGTCGCGGCGGTAGAATAGGCCAGCGTCTGTGTGTCGGTTGGGGCAGGCTGGGAGGGCGAGATGGTGGCGCTGCTTGAACGATCCGTCGTCGCCTGCTTCCTACGGTTTGACGGGCGTATCTGTCTGCTCAAGCGCAGCCAGTCGGTCGGATCGTCGCCGGGCCGCTGGCACTGTGTGACGGGCTTCCTGGAGGACGGCATCGCACCGCTCGACCAGGCATTGACTGAGATCGTGGAAGAGACCGGCCTGGAGGCTGCCGCGATCAGCCTGGTCGGCGCGCCGGAACCGCTGCGGATGGAGCGCCCCGGGCAGGGTTGGGTCTGGGTGGTGTACCCGTTCCTGTTCGACACTGCGTCGTCCAGCCTGCGCCTGGACTGGGAGCACGACGAGTACCGCTGGATCGACCCGGCCGAGCTGGCGTCCAGCGACTGCGTCCCGTGGATTCGCGATGTCTGGACGGCGCTCAGCGCGGGCCGGGTCTGACGAACGGGCAGCGCCTGCGACTAGGTTCTGCCCTTCCGCGCCTCGGCGATGGCTGCCAGCAGGTCGCGCGTGGCCGCGGCAGGATCTGGTGCGCTGAAAACTGCGCTCACGACGGCAACGCTGTCCGCCCCCGCCGCGAAGGCCGGGCCGAGGTTCCTTGCCGTGATCCCGCCGATCCCGACGATGGGGAACGACACCTTCGTGCGCGCCTCGGCCAGCATGTCGGGGCCGGCCGGCTCGGCGTCGGGCTTGGTGGGCGTGCCGTACAGCGCCCCGAATCCGATGTAGTCCAGATCAGGGTTGACGGCTGCGTCGTCGGCCTCGTGGAGATGCGAGACCGACAGTCCGATGATCTGACGCGGCCCGACCACCCTGCGTACGTCGGATGGCGGCGCGTCCTCCTGCCCGACGTGAATGCCGTCGGCCTGAACCTCGGCGGCCAGCTCGGCGTCGTCGTTCACGATGAACAGCGCCCCGAACGAACGGCAGGTCTCCGCCACGCGCCGACCAACGGCCCAGACGGCCGCGCGGTCCGTGCGCTTGTCGCGGAACTGCACCACATCCGCGCCGGCCTGAATGGCCGCCGTCAGCTTCTCAACCAGGACGTCGGCCGGCAGCCGGTCGTCCGTCACGAGGTACAGGCCGCTGCGCGTCATGCGCGCGAGCAGCTCGGCGCGATACGCCTTGTCAGCTGCGTCGTCGCTCGCCATGCTCGGTTGCTCCCAGGCACGCCGTCTGCCGGCCTGCCGCGTCAGTCAGTCACCGGGGTCCGCGCGGCATGGGTGTCCCGGCTGGCGGGAGCGGCCCACGCGCTGCCAGGATTGTGGCCCGTCCTGGTGGGAGGCTGCTAATCGTGTCCTGTACGGGCGCGATTCGCTAGAATCGGCAGACGGCGTACCGTCACCTGGGTGGCGTGGCCGGCCACGAAGGCGGACCGATGAGCACCCGTGACCCGTGGATTCGCGCCCTCGTCATCGTGCTGGTGGCGATATGCAGTCTGTATCTGGCCGGGCTGATCTGGCAGATCGCCGCTCAGTTCGCGGACGTGATCCTGCTGTTCTTCCTGGCGTGGATCGTCGCCTTCGTCCTCGAGCCGGTCGTGGATTTCCTCGAACGTGGCGCAACCATGCCTCGGCCGGCCGCCGTGACCGTCGCCTACGTCGGCATGCTGATCGTCGGGGCCACGGGCGTCATCTGGTTCGTGCCGGCGCTGTCGCGCCAGATCATCCAGCTCAGCTCGGAGTTGCCGGCCTACCTCGCCTTCCTGGAAGGGCACTTCGTGCAGGCACAGGCGCTGCTGGACGAGCGCGGCCTGACGGCGAACATCGCGGCCCTGCTCCAGATCGACGAGCTGGTGCGGCGCGTCGAGGCCGTCGGCCCGTTGATCCTGGCGAACGCCGTCACGCTGGCGACGGGGATCGCCTCGTTCATCGTCCAACTGATCCTGGTGTTGATGCTCTCGTTCTACATCATGCTGGACGGGCAGCGAATCATCCGAGGGCTGCTGGCCGTGATGCCGCTGACGGTGCGCGAGGATGCCGTCTTCTTTCTGGACAGCGTCAACCGCGCCTTTGCCGGGTTCCTGCGAGGGCAGTTGATTCAGGCGTTGCTGTACTCGCTCGGGACGGCGTTCATCATGTGGATGGCCGGTCTCGACCTGATCTTGCTGACGGCGGTCGTCAACACGGTCTTGATGATGATCCCGTTCGTGGGGCCGCCGCTGGCGCTGGTGTTGCCGCTCTCCATCGCCGTCTTCGAGTCGACCACCGGCTTCCTGGTCGTCTGGGTGCTGGTGGTGGCGCTTCAGACGGTCGTGGTCAACGTCGTCGCGCCCCGCGTGATGAGCAGCGCGGTCGGCGTTCACCCGCTGCTGGTGTTCCTGGGCATCCTGGCTGGCGCAAAGCTCGCCGGGGTCTGGGGT from Chloroflexota bacterium includes:
- the pepE gene encoding dipeptidase PepE, producing the protein MDLLLLSSTSVHGYEPFQHVLDAISEFVAGARTVAFVPFAGSDRERYTAWVQERLAPIGVPVVGLHSASDPQAALEDADVVFIGGGNTFRLLKALWERDLVTTIRRRVQAGELRFIGSSAGTNMACPTLRTTNDMPIVQPPTFEAVGLVPFQINPHYVDADPDSEHKGETREQRLLEFLDENDVPVLGLREGSWLRRHDDVLTLHGVAGARLFRRGRESEMFEPGTDLSWLLREPARFDSPPPPAPPAYGDLSRPARAAG
- a CDS encoding NUDIX domain-containing protein, which translates into the protein MVALLERSVVACFLRFDGRICLLKRSQSVGSSPGRWHCVTGFLEDGIAPLDQALTEIVEETGLEAAAISLVGAPEPLRMERPGQGWVWVVYPFLFDTASSSLRLDWEHDEYRWIDPAELASSDCVPWIRDVWTALSAGRV
- the thiE gene encoding thiamine phosphate synthase, whose product is MASDDAADKAYRAELLARMTRSGLYLVTDDRLPADVLVEKLTAAIQAGADVVQFRDKRTDRAAVWAVGRRVAETCRSFGALFIVNDDAELAAEVQADGIHVGQEDAPPSDVRRVVGPRQIIGLSVSHLHEADDAAVNPDLDYIGFGALYGTPTKPDAEPAGPDMLAEARTKVSFPIVGIGGITARNLGPAFAAGADSVAVVSAVFSAPDPAAATRDLLAAIAEARKGRT
- a CDS encoding AI-2E family transporter, which produces MSTRDPWIRALVIVLVAICSLYLAGLIWQIAAQFADVILLFFLAWIVAFVLEPVVDFLERGATMPRPAAVTVAYVGMLIVGATGVIWFVPALSRQIIQLSSELPAYLAFLEGHFVQAQALLDERGLTANIAALLQIDELVRRVEAVGPLILANAVTLATGIASFIVQLILVLMLSFYIMLDGQRIIRGLLAVMPLTVREDAVFFLDSVNRAFAGFLRGQLIQALLYSLGTAFIMWMAGLDLILLTAVVNTVLMMIPFVGPPLALVLPLSIAVFESTTGFLVVWVLVVALQTVVVNVVAPRVMSSAVGVHPLLVFLGILAGAKLAGVWGALFGVPVVAVMATMATFYHAMLEDRRTRSASSLASVNPGHPQPMGERLYDDADDSPVPSSEGPSPLETPAANVPPTAPVGPSVRRRLHPDGGVSRG